A genomic region of Tissierella sp. contains the following coding sequences:
- a CDS encoding hemerythrin domain-containing protein, whose translation MWKDKYKVGVMLIDEQHKELFKRAEDFIEVIQNERSWEAKLEQVKKTMAFMQEYVVFHFDGEEAYMKEINYPDVTIHMNTHRKFKEWINTHIELFQQDGYSEEKVQEFGVKLIKWLILHVGKMDQEIGKFVKK comes from the coding sequence ATGTGGAAAGATAAGTACAAAGTAGGTGTAATGCTAATAGATGAGCAACACAAAGAACTTTTCAAGCGAGCTGAAGATTTTATAGAAGTTATTCAGAATGAGAGAAGTTGGGAAGCAAAATTAGAGCAAGTCAAAAAGACAATGGCATTTATGCAAGAATATGTAGTTTTTCATTTTGATGGTGAAGAAGCCTATATGAAGGAAATTAACTATCCAGATGTAACAATACATATGAACACCCATAGAAAATTCAAAGAATGGATTAATACACATATTGAGCTATTTCAACAAGATGGATATTCAGAGGAAAAGGTACAAGAGTTTGGCGTAAAGCTTATAAAATGGCTCATATTGCATGTAGGCAAGATGGATCAAGAAATAGGAAAGTTTGTCAAAAAATAA
- a CDS encoding methyl-accepting chemotaxis protein, whose protein sequence is MKSIKTKLVVYFSVLVLLSSITVGVISVGRASDTLIHEAELGLETIVFESARVAESRIETQKQNLIVIAGMQDIQSMDWILQRPALQRQLQRTNFLELGIVDTNGTARYSDGSTSQLGEREYVKRALKGETNVSDIMVSKVTNEIVMMFATPIESGGRVVGALIGRRDEKELSNITDDVKFGEKSYAYIINSKGIVVAHPNRDRVANQYNPIEEAKNDKNQQSVATLFERMLAEKTGVSDYFFEGNDLYAGYTPIEGSDWILVITANEEEVLDAIPTMRNGIIIAVSIILLISVCATYFIGNVIAKPIIMAVQHSEKIVSLDLTQDIPEVFLKKKDEIGSLAIGLQKLTDSLRQIVKEIDQSSEQVAATSEELTATTQQSAIASEEVAKTAEEIAIGASDQARNTEEGSSKAILLGDIIEEDQNHMKNLTSASNKVTEVVNEGLKEIDNLSKITEESNNASKAIYEVILKTNESSGKIGQASNVIASIAEQTNLLALNAAIEAARAGDAGRGFAVVAEEIRKLAEQSSSSTMDIDQMVNDLQRNSQDAVITMEKLASITDEQTKSVIDNKDKYILISEAMKESENEVEVLNSSGKEMEKMKNEILDTLQNLSAIAEENSAATEEVTAAMEEQSSSIEEIASASEELANLAQNLQTVINRFKV, encoded by the coding sequence ATGAAAAGTATTAAAACAAAACTTGTTGTGTATTTTTCCGTATTGGTTTTATTATCATCTATTACCGTAGGTGTTATCTCTGTGGGGAGAGCCAGTGATACACTTATTCATGAGGCAGAGCTTGGGCTTGAGACAATAGTTTTTGAGAGTGCAAGGGTTGCTGAGAGTAGAATCGAAACACAGAAACAAAACTTAATAGTTATAGCTGGAATGCAAGATATTCAAAGTATGGATTGGATATTACAAAGACCCGCATTACAAAGACAATTACAAAGAACAAACTTCCTTGAACTTGGGATAGTAGATACTAATGGAACTGCTCGTTATTCAGATGGATCCACATCCCAACTAGGGGAGAGAGAATATGTAAAAAGAGCTTTAAAAGGTGAGACAAATGTATCTGATATTATGGTTAGCAAAGTGACCAATGAAATTGTAATGATGTTTGCTACTCCTATTGAAAGTGGAGGTAGAGTAGTTGGAGCCTTAATTGGTCGTAGAGATGAAAAGGAATTAAGTAATATAACAGATGATGTTAAATTCGGAGAGAAGAGCTATGCATATATAATTAATAGCAAAGGTATAGTAGTTGCTCATCCTAATAGAGATAGAGTAGCTAATCAATACAACCCAATTGAGGAAGCGAAAAACGATAAAAACCAACAATCAGTAGCTACATTATTTGAAAGAATGCTTGCAGAAAAAACCGGAGTCAGTGATTATTTCTTTGAAGGAAATGACTTATATGCTGGATATACACCTATAGAAGGAAGCGACTGGATACTAGTTATTACAGCTAATGAAGAAGAGGTATTGGATGCAATTCCTACAATGCGAAATGGTATTATAATAGCTGTATCTATCATTTTATTGATAAGTGTTTGTGCCACATATTTTATAGGAAATGTAATTGCAAAACCAATTATTATGGCAGTACAGCATTCAGAAAAAATAGTTAGTCTTGACCTTACACAAGATATTCCTGAAGTTTTTCTTAAAAAGAAAGATGAAATTGGTTCTTTAGCAATAGGATTGCAAAAGCTAACAGATAGCCTCAGACAGATTGTAAAAGAAATTGACCAGTCCTCAGAACAAGTGGCTGCTACATCTGAAGAATTAACAGCCACTACACAACAATCAGCTATTGCATCTGAAGAGGTTGCAAAAACTGCAGAAGAAATAGCTATAGGTGCATCTGATCAAGCTAGAAATACAGAAGAAGGTTCATCAAAGGCTATTTTATTAGGAGATATCATTGAAGAAGACCAAAATCATATGAAAAATTTAACCAGTGCATCGAATAAGGTAACAGAAGTCGTAAATGAAGGTTTAAAAGAAATTGACAACTTATCTAAAATAACAGAAGAAAGCAATAACGCATCAAAGGCAATCTACGAAGTTATTCTAAAAACAAATGAAAGCTCTGGTAAAATTGGACAGGCTAGTAATGTAATTGCCTCTATTGCAGAGCAAACCAATTTACTAGCTTTAAATGCTGCTATTGAAGCAGCAAGAGCAGGAGATGCAGGAAGGGGATTTGCCGTAGTAGCAGAAGAAATTAGAAAATTAGCGGAGCAATCCTCATCTTCAACAATGGATATTGACCAAATGGTGAATGATTTGCAAAGAAATTCTCAAGATGCTGTAATAACAATGGAAAAACTGGCTAGCATAACTGATGAACAAACAAAGAGTGTAATAGACAATAAGGATAAATATATATTAATATCAGAAGCTATGAAAGAATCAGAAAATGAAGTTGAAGTATTAAATTCTTCTGGAAAAGAAATGGAAAAGATGAAAAATGAAATACTGGACACCTTGCAAAACCTTTCCGCCATTGCAGAAGAAAATTCCGCAGCCACTGAAGAAGTAACAGCAGCTATGGAAGAACAATCTTCTTCTATAGAAGAAATTGCAAGTGCTAGTGAGGAATTAGCAAACTTAGCGCAGAATCTACAAACCGTTATTAATAGATTTAAGGTCTAG